The Acidobacteriota bacterium genome segment GTCCAGGCGCCGGTTCGGGGCGGCCTTCTCGCGGAGATGGACCGTCAGCTCGTTGTATTTGTCGGGGACCGTCCGCTTGGCCCCGAAGGGGTTCTCCCAGATCGCATCGTTCGAGCGCTTCTCCGTCGCGACGATCTCGAAGTCGTGGTCGAGCGCGGGGGCGCCGCCGGCGAGGTCGAGGCCGAGCGGCGAATCGGCGAGGACCGGCGCGGCCTTGTAGTCCACGCGGTAGTAGAGGCGCTCGCCGGGCAGATAGGGTTGCGGTTTAGCGGCCAGCGAGAGCGAGAGGACGAGCGCGCCGTCCGGGGAGGCGACGGAAAGCGAGGCGCCTGCGTTCTTCGCCGGGGCGCAGGCCGACGCGGCGGCGAGGGCGAGCGACAGCGCGGCCAGGATAACGGCAATTGATGATTGCGACGAATGGGCATGACGATGCAGGGACTTCATTGATTTCCTCCGTAATCCCGGATTATAACCGCCCGTCCCGGCCGACACAACCTTGTTGCCTTGGACTATAATCCCGCCTTGGCTAAGGCAACGAATTGATTATATTGATATAGGATGCGGTTTGCTCTTCCACTCCTATCTGATGGAAGACGTTTTTCAGCTAAGAATCGTCTTGTCACGCTGGGCATCGTTCCTCGGCCAACCGCCCCGTTATGTTTTTTGCCTGTTTTTCTCGGTCTCTAAGCTGATAGGCAGGCCAAAAATGCAACGTATATATAATAATAACAATAAGTTGCGTTAGCCAAGGCAAGCCTTGGAACCTTATACCCGCTTGCCGGGGCATTCGGAAATTGATATTGTGTCCCGGTTGGAGGCGAATCATGCTCAAGCCCCGGTCCGCCAGGCCGATGCTCCCCATCCTGATCTTGGCGCTCGCGTCCGTCGCCATCCTTGTCGCTGCGGCCTACCAGGCCCCCCGGCCGCCCCGGCCTGATCCGCGAACGGCGCTCGCCGCCTACGCGCTCGCCGCGCCCGTTTCATCGGCTGCCGCCCCCGTACCTGCACCCGCACCCGCACGTGCCCCCGCCCCCGCACCTGCACCCGCCACACCCGCCGCCGCTGCGCCCGCTTCATCGGCCGCTGCGCCTGCCGCGGCTGCCCGGCAACCCCGCCCTGATGTGTCTGCCGAGCCCGCCGCAGGTGGCCGGCAGCCCCGGCCTGCCGCTCAGGCCCCGGCCGGTAACCCTTACGCGCCCGACAAGCCCGAGCCGGGATCGGTCGAAGCCATCGCCAAGTTCACGACCGAGCCCCGCTTCGGCAACCCCTGGGTCGCCTACCTGCCCGACTCGGCCACGGTGCCGTCGCCGGCCGAGTACCTCGGCCACGCGGTCGGCGCCGCGGGCGAGCTCACCTCGACGTCGAAGATCTACGGCTACTTCCGCAAGCTGGCCGAGACCTCGCCGCACGTCCGCGTCGAGACGATCGGCCGCACCGAGGAGGGCCGCGACATCCTGCTGGCCCTCGTCGCCGACGAGGCCGGACTCGGCGACCTGGCCCGTCTCAAGGACGCGACCGCGGCCCTGGCCGACCCCCGCAAGACCACGCCCGAGGCCGCCGAAGCCCTGGTCGCCTCCGCCCGGCCGATCTACTATTTCAACGCCGGCTTGCACTCGACCGAGCTCGGCAGCCCCGAGATGGTCATGGAGCTGGCCTATCGCCTGGCCGTCTCCGACCAGCCGATGATCAAGAGGATCCGCGAGAATATCCTGGTGCTCATCAACCCCGTCTCCGAGCCGGACGGCCGCGACAAGGAAGTCGATTGGTTCTACCGCTGCCTCAAGGGCCGGACGGACATCGACAACCTGCCTCCGGAGTCGCCGCCGTACTGGGGTTACTACGTCTTCCACGACAACAACCGCGACTCGCACCAGGAGGCCCTCCAGCTCTCCAGGGCCGTCAGCCGCATGTTCTTCGCCTATCATCCGCAGGTGGTGCACGATCTCCACGAGTCCATCCCGCTGCTCCAGACCTGGAACGGCACCGGCCCTTTCAACACCAACCTCGACCCGATCCTGCTCAACGAGTGGTTCGCCATGTCCCTGGCCGAGATCGGCGCGCTGACCTCGGCCGGCATGCCCGGCGTCTGGACCTGGGGCTTCAGCGACGGCTGGGAGCACGTCTTCCTCGATTCGATCGGCGTCAACCACAACAGCATCGGCCGCGGCTACGAGACCTTCGGCAGCGGCACGGCCGAGACGGTCGAGCGCGTCCTGCGGCCGAACGAGGAGCGCTACGCCGGGCGCCCGGTGACGAGCCAGGAGTGGTACCGGCCGATGCCGCCGCCGCGCAAGTTCCTGTGGTCGCTCCGCGACAACACGAACTACATGGAGAGCGCCTGCCTGGCCGCCCTCGACTACACGGCCAAGAACGCCAGGGAGATGCTCCGCGATTTCTACCGCAAGGGCTATAACTCCTGGCAGAAGGGCGTCAAGGGCGGTCCGTACGCCTTTGCCATCCCTGCGGAGCAGGGGGACCGGAGGCGCGTCGCCGACATGGTCGACCTGTTGATGCGCCACGGCATCGAGGTCGGCCGGGCCGCGGCGCCGTTCAAGGTGGCGGAAGGGGAGTTCCCGGCCGGGACGTACGTGGTGCGGCTCGACCAGCCCTATCGCAACTACGCCGTTGATCTGCTCGCGCCGCAGAACTTCCCGGCCGACGCGACCTATGAGCCCTACGACGACGTGTCGTGGGCCCTGCCGGTGCACTACGGGCTCGAGGCCAGGCGCATCGACGACGCCAGGATCATGGACGCCGCCGGGATCGCGCTCGAGGCCCTCAAGCCCGGCTTCGCGACGACCGGGACCGTCAACATCACGGCGGGCGGCGTGGGAGGCGTCGGCGCCGGCGCCGGCAGCGCAGTCTTCCTGCTCAAGGACACGGGCCAGGAAGAACTGATGGCGCTCCGCGCCCGCCTGGCCGCGTTCCGGGTCGAGATCGCCGAGAAGCCTTTCAAGAGCGGCGACAGGGACTATCCGGCCGGGTCGTGGATCATGGCCGGCCAGCCGGGGCTCGGCGACGCGGTCCGGAAGGCCGCGGCGGAGCTGGCGCTCGACTTCGACGCCGTCGCGGCCGTCCCGGACGTCGCCCGCCACGAGTCGAAGCTGCCGCGCCTGGCTGTCTGGCATTCGTGGGCGGACACGGAGGCGGTCGGCTGGGTCCGCTTCGTCCTCGACCGGGAAAAGGTGCCCTACGCCTACATCCGCGACGAGGATGTCCGGGCCGGGCGGCTCAGGGACCGCTTCGACGTCATCATCTACGGCCACAACTACCTCGACCTGCAGGAGCAGGTTCTGGGCATCGATAAAAAGTGGGGCCCCCTGCCCTACAAGAAGACCAGGGAGACGCCCAACCTCGGCGTGCCCGACGCCTCCGACGACATCACCGGGGGGATCGGCTGGGCCGGCATGGGCAGGCTCGAGGAATTCCTCGGGGCGGGCGGCGTCCTCGTGACGCTCGGCAACGGCTCGGCCCTGGCCCTCCAGGGCGGGCTCGTCCGCGACGTCGACCGCAGGGGCGGCGGCGTGTACACGCCGGGCTCGGAGCTCCGGGTCAAGTTCGCGCGGCCCGGACATCCGCTGGCCTACGGCTACGGCGAGACGACGTCGGTCTTCCGGTCGATGATGCCTGTCTACGACGTGGCCCGGTCGATCCGGGGCACGGTCGTCCTCCAGTGGGGGACCAAGCTCAGGGCGGAGGACCGCGAGGAGGAGAAGCCCGGAGAGGAGAAGCCGGGCGAAAAGCCCGGCGCGGCCGCCGCGTCGAAGAAGGAGGAGGTCAAGATGCTCGTCAGCGGCGCGATCAAGGGCGAGGACGAGCTCGAGGGGCGTCCCGCCATCCTCGACCTGCCCGTGGGCAAGGGTCGGGTCGTGGCGTTCCTGTTCAACCCGATCCACCGCGACCTCAA includes the following:
- a CDS encoding M14 family zinc carboxypeptidase, yielding MSAEPAAGGRQPRPAAQAPAGNPYAPDKPEPGSVEAIAKFTTEPRFGNPWVAYLPDSATVPSPAEYLGHAVGAAGELTSTSKIYGYFRKLAETSPHVRVETIGRTEEGRDILLALVADEAGLGDLARLKDATAALADPRKTTPEAAEALVASARPIYYFNAGLHSTELGSPEMVMELAYRLAVSDQPMIKRIRENILVLINPVSEPDGRDKEVDWFYRCLKGRTDIDNLPPESPPYWGYYVFHDNNRDSHQEALQLSRAVSRMFFAYHPQVVHDLHESIPLLQTWNGTGPFNTNLDPILLNEWFAMSLAEIGALTSAGMPGVWTWGFSDGWEHVFLDSIGVNHNSIGRGYETFGSGTAETVERVLRPNEERYAGRPVTSQEWYRPMPPPRKFLWSLRDNTNYMESACLAALDYTAKNAREMLRDFYRKGYNSWQKGVKGGPYAFAIPAEQGDRRRVADMVDLLMRHGIEVGRAAAPFKVAEGEFPAGTYVVRLDQPYRNYAVDLLAPQNFPADATYEPYDDVSWALPVHYGLEARRIDDARIMDAAGIALEALKPGFATTGTVNITAGGVGGVGAGAGSAVFLLKDTGQEELMALRARLAAFRVEIAEKPFKSGDRDYPAGSWIMAGQPGLGDAVRKAAAELALDFDAVAAVPDVARHESKLPRLAVWHSWADTEAVGWVRFVLDREKVPYAYIRDEDVRAGRLRDRFDVIIYGHNYLDLQEQVLGIDKKWGPLPYKKTRETPNLGVPDASDDITGGIGWAGMGRLEEFLGAGGVLVTLGNGSALALQGGLVRDVDRRGGGVYTPGSELRVKFARPGHPLAYGYGETTSVFRSMMPVYDVARSIRGTVVLQWGTKLRAEDREEEKPGEEKPGEKPGAAAASKKEEVKMLVSGAIKGEDELEGRPAILDLPVGKGRVVAFLFNPIHRDLNRSDHRLLWNALLNWGT